A stretch of Brachyhypopomus gauderio isolate BG-103 chromosome 3, BGAUD_0.2, whole genome shotgun sequence DNA encodes these proteins:
- the cnot6l gene encoding CCR4-NOT transcription complex subunit 6-like: MPKEKYDPPDPRRLYTIMSAEDAANGKKSHWAELEITGRVRNLSSSLWTLTHLTALHINNNNLSRLPPEISKLPHLVYLNLSSNKLRSLPAELGNMVSLRELLLNNNCLRVLPYELGRLFQLQILGLKGNPLSQDILNLYQEPDGTRKLLNYMLDNLAVHPEQLPQRPWVTLQQRDQVMPTAVFTVMCYNVLCDKYATRQLYGYCPSWALNWEYRKKGIMEEITSCDADIISLQEVETEQYYTFFLETLKERGYDGYFCPKSRAKLVSEQERKHVDGCAVFFKTEKFALVQKHTVEFNQVAMANSEGSEVMLNRVMTKDNIGVAVLLEVKKELFTGGVKPPTEKQLLLVANAHMHWDPEYSDVKLVQTMMFLSELKSIVERASGTSGSAPPPCDSSPIPIVLCADLNSLPDSGVVEYLNNGGVAENHKDFKELRYSECLTNFSCNSKSGTSDGSVTHSFRLSSAYESNLMPYTNYTYDFKGVIDYIFFSKTHMSVLGVLGPLESQWLVDNSITGCPHPHIPSDHFSLLAQLEYHVPLPPLNGLHLTIHR, translated from the exons ATGCCAAAGGAAAAATATGACCCTCCAGATCCACGTAGACTCTATACCATCATGTCAGCAGAGGATGCAGCCAATGGGAAGAAGTCTCACTGGGCTGAGTTAGAGATAACAG GACGGGTCAGGAACCTGAGCAGTTCCCTATGGACACTCACCCATTTGACAGCACTgcacatcaacaacaacaaccttaGCCGGCTCCCCCCTGAAATCTCCAAGCTCCCGCACCTGGTCTACCTGAACCTGTCCTCCAACAAACTGCGCAGCTTGCCTGCAGAACTCGGCAACATGGTGTCTCTCAG GGAATTGCTTTTGAACAACAACTGTTTACGGGTTTTGCCTTATGAGCTTGGGCGATTGTTCCAGTTACAAATCCTTGGTCTTAAAG GTAACCCACTGTCCCAAGATATTCTTAACCTTTACCAAGAGCCTGACGGAACAAGAAAGCTATTAAATTACATGCTCGACAATCTCGCTG TCCACCCCGAACAACTCCCTCAAAGACCATGGGTCACACTGCAGCAGCGAGACCAAGTGATGCCCACAG CCGTGTTCACGGTCATGTGCTACAACGTGCTGTGCGACAAGTACGCCACGAGGCAGCTGTACGGCTACTGTCCGTCCTGGGCTCTCAACTGGGAGTACAGGAAGAAGGGCATAATGGAGGAGATCACCAGCTGTGACGCAGACATCATCAGTTTGCAG GAGGTGGAGACGGAGCAGTACTACACCTTCTTCCTGGAGACGTTGAAGGAGCGTGGATATGATGGCTACTTCTGCCCAAAGTCTCGTGCCAAACTGGTGTCGGAGCAGGAGAGGAAGCACGTGGACGGTTGCGCCGTGTTTTTTAAAACGGAGAA ATTTGCACTTGTTCAGAAACACACGGTGGAGTTCAACCAGGTGGCCATGGCCAACTCTGAAGGCTCTGAGGTCATGTTGAATCGGGTCATGACCAAGGACAACATTGGTGTTGCCGTCCTGCTGGAGGTGAAAAAAGAGCTGTTCACTGGAG GCGTGAAGCCCCCCACAgagaagcagctcctcctggtggcCAACGCCCACATGCACTGGGACCCAGAGTACTCCGACGTCAAGCTCGTCCAGACCATGATGTTCCTCTCAGAGCTGAAGAGCATCGTCGAGAGGGCTTCAGGCACAAGTGGCTCTGCCCCACCCCCCTGTGACTCCAGCCCAATCCCCATCGTCCTGTGTGCTGACCTTAACTCTCTCCCAGACTCcg GTGTGGTGGAGTACCTGAACAACGGCGGCGTTGCTGAGAACCACAAGGACTTCAAAGAGTTGCGCTACAGCGAGTGTCTGACCAACTTCAGCTGCAACAGCAAGAGCGGCACGTCAGACGGCAgcgtcacacacagcttcaggCTGAGCAGCGCGTACGAGAGCAACCTGATGCCTTACACCAACTACACTTATGACTTCAAG GGCGTGATTGATTACATCTTCTTCTCCAAGACTCACATGAGCGTGCTGGGGGTGCTGGGTCCGCTGGAGAGTCAGTGGCTAGTGGACAACAGCATCACCGGTTGCCCGCACCCACACATCCCTTCAGACCACTTCTCCCTTCTGGCCCAGTTGGAGTACCACGTTCCCCTTCCTCCCTTGAACGGGCTGCACCTTACCATCCACAGGTAG